From a region of the Thermomicrobium roseum DSM 5159 genome:
- a CDS encoding type III pantothenate kinase yields the protein MLMVIDIGNTNVVVGLFAGHELRARWRLATARDRMPDEWWVQLNVLSQSAGFSLGEVVGIAISSVVPSLTATFQELAQRYLLVEPLIVNGAQDYGLPVRVEHPAEVGADRICNAIAAVERYGAPVIVVDFGTGTTFDVIDADGAYIGGAIAPGITIAFEALTQRAARLYTVALQAPPRAIGRNTRESLQSGTVLGYAELVRGLIRRIRSELGHEAPAIATGGLATLIAPLVPEFSAVEADLTLYGLRSAYERMHRSLGA from the coding sequence GTGCTGATGGTGATCGACATTGGCAACACGAATGTCGTCGTCGGCCTGTTCGCCGGTCACGAACTGCGCGCTCGTTGGCGGCTCGCCACGGCCCGAGACCGCATGCCCGACGAATGGTGGGTCCAACTCAACGTTCTGAGTCAGAGCGCGGGGTTTTCGCTCGGCGAGGTCGTAGGGATCGCGATCTCGAGCGTGGTGCCCTCGTTGACAGCGACCTTTCAGGAACTCGCTCAGCGCTATCTCCTCGTCGAGCCGCTCATCGTCAATGGGGCTCAGGACTATGGTCTTCCCGTCCGCGTGGAGCACCCCGCCGAGGTCGGGGCCGATCGCATTTGCAACGCGATCGCCGCCGTCGAACGGTACGGTGCTCCCGTCATCGTCGTCGACTTCGGTACAGGGACAACCTTCGACGTGATCGATGCCGACGGTGCGTATATCGGGGGTGCCATCGCTCCAGGGATCACCATCGCCTTCGAGGCACTGACGCAGCGAGCAGCACGTCTGTACACGGTTGCCCTCCAGGCACCTCCTCGCGCGATCGGACGCAACACCCGCGAAAGTCTCCAATCCGGAACCGTTTTGGGCTATGCCGAACTCGTGCGTGGGCTCATCCGGCGCATCCGGAGCGAACTCGGGCACGAGGCTCCAGCGATCGCGACCGGTGGGCTCGCGACATTGATCGCGCCGCTCGTGCCCGAATTCAGTGCCGTCGAAGCGGATCTCACCTTGTACGGGCTCCGCTCGGCATACGAGCGAATGCACCGCTCCTTGGGGGCTTGA
- a CDS encoding M42 family metallopeptidase: MNRPEQSRAAEKEQLYQLVQELAQLDGVSGHEQAVVARLVDLLRPFAASLEVDSFGNLFAWLPSRASRPVLMISAHSDEIGLLVKGIEPNGFLRVEKIGGVVDSLLPGRRVRVRGYRGVIGVRPGHLQTAEEQRSVPPVRELYVDLGYDSAEAVRSLGIEIGDPIAYDEPVERLANPERICGKALDNRISCAVLVRLAERLRGAELRCQPVLVVTVQEEVGLRGAQMAAYRLAPDAAIVVDTVPAGGTPDTDLVKDLGIRLGEGPVLALASGMGGVRGHLAHPGMRDFLVRVAAEHGIPIQRALFPRSTSDLAAIHLARGGIPSMVVNIARRYSHSPVETLDLEDVAATLDLLEAAVRSFDETVRFSFLARTE, from the coding sequence ATGAACAGGCCGGAACAGAGTCGGGCGGCCGAGAAGGAGCAACTGTACCAGCTAGTCCAAGAACTCGCGCAACTCGATGGCGTCTCAGGCCACGAACAAGCAGTTGTGGCTCGACTGGTAGACCTCTTGCGCCCGTTTGCTGCGTCACTCGAGGTCGATTCGTTCGGTAACCTGTTCGCTTGGCTTCCTTCGCGCGCTTCGCGACCGGTCCTGATGATCTCTGCGCACTCTGACGAGATTGGGTTGCTCGTCAAGGGAATCGAGCCGAACGGCTTCCTGCGAGTGGAGAAGATCGGTGGTGTGGTCGATAGCTTGCTTCCGGGGCGGCGCGTACGCGTCCGTGGTTACCGCGGGGTGATCGGGGTTCGTCCGGGCCATCTCCAAACAGCTGAAGAGCAGCGTTCTGTGCCACCGGTTCGTGAACTGTATGTCGACTTGGGTTATGACTCAGCCGAAGCAGTTCGGTCGCTCGGCATAGAGATCGGCGATCCCATCGCCTATGATGAGCCGGTGGAGCGACTCGCTAATCCCGAACGCATCTGTGGGAAGGCACTGGATAACCGTATCTCTTGTGCTGTACTCGTGCGTCTTGCCGAGCGACTTCGCGGGGCCGAACTACGGTGCCAACCTGTTCTCGTGGTCACGGTTCAAGAAGAAGTTGGTCTTCGTGGTGCGCAGATGGCCGCATACCGTCTTGCCCCAGATGCCGCCATCGTCGTGGACACGGTGCCAGCCGGCGGAACTCCAGATACGGACTTGGTGAAAGACTTGGGTATTCGCCTGGGTGAGGGACCGGTGCTGGCGCTGGCCAGCGGGATGGGGGGCGTGCGCGGACATCTGGCTCATCCGGGTATGCGAGATTTTCTCGTTCGGGTGGCAGCGGAACACGGTATTCCGATTCAACGTGCCTTGTTCCCACGGAGCACGTCCGATCTGGCAGCTATCCATCTCGCTCGGGGCGGTATACCCTCTATGGTCGTCAATATCGCTCGGCGATACTCCCATAGTCCAGTGGAGACGCTCGATTTGGAAGATGTGGCCGCGACGCTCGACCTGTTGGAAGCGGCGGTACGCTCCTTCGACGAGACGGTGCGGTTCTCCTTCCTCGCTCGTACCGAGTGA
- the fusA gene encoding elongation factor G: MATRPITKSSQPVDHWSLAAGLASEEGTVKQYPPDRIRNVALASHGGTGKTSLTEALLYVTHAISRLGRVEDGTTVSDWDPDEHKRRISIILSIIPLEWRDHKINLIDTPGYFDFVGEVHSALRVVDAVLIPMDATVGVEVGTEHVWELAEARDLPRALLVNKMDREHANFAKALASARTAFGNRVVPMQLPIGQEKTFRGYVDVLSGQAYQFTDNGGAEPTSLPDELVPLLDEFRTQLVEAACESDEELTLRYLEGDELSLDELRAGVRAAIASGSLVPLFVSAATSLKGALPLLDAIVDYFPAPGVVRGERNDGQAVELAPDSTGPLAAVVFKTIADPFVGKLSYFRVYSGTLRTDSQVAVPQRGETERIGQLFIVRGKEQTPVGQIGPGDIGAVAKLQVARTGDTLTDPARPLRLAGIEFPEPVFTVAVTPRSKTDLDKMGTALHRILEEDPTLRVARENQTGETLLSGLGESHVQIALDRMARKFGVHVDWSLPRIPYRETISVPVRRVEYKHKKQTGGHGQYGHVFLDLEPLPDAEFEFHETIVGGVVPKQFIPAVEKGVREAMEEGVLAGYPVVNVKVTLVDGSYHSVDSSELSFKIAAAQAFRKGQAAAKPILLEPIMRLRVTVPDAYTGDVMSDLNGKRAQVLGMSPGDNGRTTIEALVPLVEIQRYATELRSLTQGRGTFHTEFSHYQPVPQHLAEAIIQESRARHAAVAS; this comes from the coding sequence GTGGCGACTCGTCCTATCACCAAGTCCAGTCAGCCAGTCGATCACTGGTCACTGGCAGCTGGTTTGGCTAGTGAGGAGGGTACGGTGAAGCAGTATCCCCCTGATCGGATCCGGAACGTTGCGCTCGCTTCACACGGTGGAACCGGCAAGACATCTTTGACCGAAGCACTCCTGTACGTCACCCACGCGATCTCGCGTCTCGGACGAGTCGAAGACGGAACGACCGTCTCCGATTGGGATCCGGACGAGCACAAGCGACGGATTTCCATCATCCTGAGCATCATTCCGCTCGAATGGCGAGATCATAAGATCAACCTTATCGACACACCTGGGTACTTCGACTTCGTCGGTGAAGTGCACAGCGCTCTACGGGTCGTCGATGCGGTGCTCATCCCGATGGACGCGACAGTCGGTGTGGAGGTAGGAACCGAGCACGTCTGGGAACTGGCGGAAGCACGCGATCTTCCCCGTGCGCTCCTCGTCAACAAGATGGACCGTGAACACGCGAATTTCGCCAAAGCGCTCGCCAGTGCTCGCACTGCTTTCGGGAATCGCGTCGTCCCGATGCAACTGCCGATCGGACAAGAAAAGACCTTCCGCGGATACGTCGACGTCCTCAGTGGGCAGGCGTACCAGTTCACCGACAACGGCGGTGCCGAACCAACCTCCCTTCCTGACGAACTGGTTCCACTCCTCGACGAATTCCGAACGCAACTCGTCGAAGCAGCCTGCGAAAGCGACGAGGAACTCACGCTGCGCTATCTCGAAGGGGACGAGCTCTCCCTCGACGAACTACGGGCAGGAGTCCGCGCAGCCATCGCGAGCGGAAGCCTCGTGCCCCTGTTCGTCAGTGCTGCGACGTCACTCAAGGGGGCTCTCCCGCTCCTCGACGCGATCGTCGATTACTTTCCAGCCCCGGGAGTGGTTCGCGGCGAACGCAATGACGGGCAAGCGGTCGAACTCGCTCCCGACTCCACTGGACCACTCGCTGCAGTCGTGTTCAAGACGATCGCCGATCCCTTCGTCGGGAAATTGTCCTATTTTCGCGTCTACTCGGGCACCTTGCGGACCGATTCGCAGGTCGCCGTCCCACAACGCGGCGAGACCGAGCGCATCGGCCAGCTGTTTATCGTGCGCGGCAAGGAGCAGACGCCGGTCGGACAAATCGGGCCAGGAGACATCGGAGCGGTCGCCAAGCTCCAGGTCGCGCGGACCGGTGATACGTTGACCGATCCGGCTCGACCTCTCCGACTCGCTGGCATCGAATTTCCGGAGCCGGTATTCACGGTCGCCGTGACCCCTCGCAGCAAGACGGACCTCGACAAGATGGGGACCGCGCTGCATCGCATCCTGGAAGAAGACCCGACCTTGCGTGTCGCGCGCGAGAATCAGACTGGCGAAACGTTGCTGTCTGGACTCGGCGAAAGCCACGTCCAGATCGCGCTCGACCGCATGGCTCGCAAGTTCGGCGTGCATGTCGACTGGAGTCTTCCGCGTATCCCCTATCGAGAGACCATTTCCGTGCCTGTTCGTCGTGTCGAATACAAGCACAAGAAGCAGACTGGGGGACACGGTCAGTACGGTCACGTCTTCCTCGATCTCGAGCCCTTGCCGGACGCAGAGTTCGAGTTCCACGAGACGATCGTCGGTGGCGTCGTGCCCAAACAGTTCATCCCCGCAGTCGAGAAGGGGGTCCGCGAGGCGATGGAGGAGGGCGTACTCGCCGGCTACCCGGTCGTCAACGTCAAGGTGACCCTCGTCGACGGATCGTACCACTCCGTCGATTCTTCCGAACTCTCCTTCAAGATCGCGGCGGCGCAAGCGTTCCGCAAGGGGCAGGCCGCAGCCAAACCTATTCTCCTCGAGCCGATCATGCGTCTGCGTGTGACGGTTCCCGATGCCTATACCGGTGACGTCATGAGTGACCTGAACGGCAAGCGAGCGCAGGTCCTCGGCATGTCGCCGGGTGACAATGGTCGAACGACGATCGAGGCACTCGTCCCCTTGGTCGAGATCCAGCGCTATGCGACCGAGCTGCGCTCGCTCACGCAGGGCCGCGGAACCTTCCACACGGAGTTCAGTCACTACCAGCCCGTTCCACAGCATCTCGCCGAAGCGATCATCCAGGAATCGCGTGCTCGTCACGCGGCGGTCGCCAGCTGA
- a CDS encoding ribonuclease HI family protein, with translation METGQPQEDRPTIVVIFDGGSQGNPGPAYGSYRLEIPDRPPVVQRIDFGEELTNNQAEYRTLLAALHVLLAELEQNGASPASFAVSIMTDSELVAHQLSGKYKVRHPNLQPLYREAMSLLDRFAEWSITWRPREVIYSYFGH, from the coding sequence ATGGAGACAGGCCAGCCGCAGGAAGATCGGCCAACGATCGTCGTGATCTTCGACGGTGGTTCTCAGGGCAACCCTGGTCCCGCTTATGGCAGCTACCGGCTGGAGATACCCGATCGACCACCGGTCGTCCAGCGAATCGACTTCGGCGAAGAACTGACGAATAACCAAGCCGAATATCGTACGCTCCTCGCGGCACTCCACGTGCTCCTGGCAGAACTCGAGCAAAATGGTGCGTCGCCAGCGAGTTTCGCCGTGTCCATCATGACCGATTCCGAACTCGTTGCGCATCAACTGAGCGGCAAGTACAAGGTCAGGCATCCGAACTTGCAGCCGCTCTATCGCGAAGCCATGTCGCTGCTCGATCGCTTCGCTGAGTGGAGCATCACGTGGCGTCCCCGCGAGGTCATCTACAGCTACTTCGGCCACTGA
- the thrS gene encoding threonine--tRNA ligase, translating into MSDLTKEMDLAVAPESEHELDLARMRHSCAHVMAQAVLELFPGAKLGIGPAIADGFYYDFDLPRPLTPEDLEHIERRMEEIKAAAYPFVRRVVTREEARELFRDQPYKLELIAEFPPDEVITTYTHDGFTDLCRGPHVRDTSQIGFFKLLRVSGAYWRGDERRPQLQRIYGTSWPTREQLDAYLHRLEEAERRDHRRLGRELELFHFDPTAPGMPYWLPKGLKILNLLLDFWRQEHEKRGYQEIAAPLINDKSLWEVSGHWDHYRENMFLIQLDEHLTYGVKPMNCPNAMIVYNLKKRSYRDLPLRLSDCDILHRYERSGTLHGLLRVRKFQQDDAHIFVTEDQIEEEFARILEIAQLFYGIFGLRYTLRLGTRPADFMGDPETWDKAEAALQRILDRHAGPGNYLIGEGEGAFYGPKIDILMEDALGRQWQTGTIQLDFQLPRRFGCTYTDRDGTEKTPVVIHRVIYGSLERFIGILIEHFAGAFPVWLAPVQATIIPIADRHLPYAYRVRDRLRDAGLRVEVDDGDERMQAKIRSAQLQKIPYMLVVGDREVNEESLAVRLRTNENIGSMSIERFITMVQRLVAEKSLELVTDV; encoded by the coding sequence ATGAGCGATCTGACCAAGGAGATGGATCTCGCAGTCGCACCCGAGAGCGAGCACGAACTCGATCTCGCCCGCATGCGGCACTCCTGCGCTCACGTCATGGCGCAAGCCGTGCTCGAACTCTTTCCGGGTGCCAAGTTGGGTATCGGACCAGCGATCGCTGACGGTTTTTATTACGATTTCGACTTGCCACGTCCCTTGACGCCCGAAGATCTCGAGCATATCGAGCGCCGGATGGAAGAGATCAAAGCAGCAGCTTACCCGTTCGTCCGGCGTGTCGTCACGCGGGAGGAAGCCCGCGAACTGTTCCGCGATCAACCCTACAAGCTGGAACTGATCGCCGAGTTCCCACCCGACGAAGTGATCACAACCTATACGCACGACGGCTTCACCGATCTGTGCCGCGGGCCGCACGTGCGGGATACATCGCAGATCGGCTTCTTCAAGTTGTTGCGGGTCTCCGGTGCGTATTGGCGGGGAGACGAGCGACGTCCACAACTGCAACGCATCTACGGAACATCCTGGCCAACTCGCGAGCAGTTGGACGCCTATCTGCATCGCCTCGAAGAAGCTGAGCGCCGCGACCACCGTCGCCTCGGTCGCGAGCTGGAACTTTTTCACTTCGATCCGACTGCTCCGGGTATGCCGTACTGGTTACCGAAAGGGTTGAAGATTCTGAACCTTTTGCTCGATTTCTGGCGGCAGGAACACGAGAAGCGCGGGTACCAGGAAATCGCGGCACCGCTCATCAACGATAAGAGTTTGTGGGAGGTCTCCGGGCACTGGGATCACTATCGCGAGAACATGTTCCTTATTCAGCTCGATGAGCACCTCACCTACGGTGTCAAACCGATGAACTGTCCCAATGCGATGATCGTCTATAACCTGAAGAAGCGGAGCTACCGTGATCTACCCCTCCGACTTTCCGACTGCGATATCCTGCACCGTTACGAGCGCTCCGGCACATTGCACGGTCTTCTCCGTGTCCGCAAGTTCCAGCAAGATGACGCGCATATCTTCGTCACCGAGGACCAGATCGAGGAGGAGTTCGCTCGAATTTTGGAAATTGCGCAGCTGTTCTACGGGATTTTCGGTCTCCGGTACACGCTCCGACTGGGTACGCGCCCTGCCGACTTCATGGGCGATCCCGAGACCTGGGACAAAGCCGAAGCAGCGTTGCAACGGATCCTCGATCGCCATGCCGGTCCTGGGAACTATCTCATCGGTGAAGGAGAAGGAGCCTTCTACGGGCCGAAGATCGATATCCTGATGGAGGACGCCCTTGGTCGCCAGTGGCAGACAGGAACCATCCAGCTCGACTTCCAACTGCCCCGTCGCTTCGGCTGCACGTACACGGACCGTGACGGAACGGAGAAGACCCCGGTCGTCATCCACCGCGTGATCTACGGCTCCCTGGAGCGCTTCATCGGCATCCTGATCGAGCACTTCGCTGGTGCGTTCCCGGTCTGGCTGGCACCCGTCCAGGCGACCATCATCCCGATCGCCGATCGTCATCTTCCCTACGCCTACCGGGTCCGCGATCGCCTGCGCGACGCTGGACTCCGCGTCGAGGTGGACGACGGAGACGAACGGATGCAAGCCAAAATCCGGAGCGCCCAGCTACAGAAGATTCCCTATATGCTGGTTGTCGGCGACCGTGAGGTGAACGAGGAGAGCCTGGCTGTTCGTTTGCGGACCAACGAGAACATCGGCTCGATGTCGATCGAGCGCTTCATCACGATGGTTCAGCGCTTGGTCGCGGAAAAGTCGCTCGAACTCGTGACGGACGTCTGA
- a CDS encoding dipeptidase → MDWGPIIDGHSDFVLSLLETGRDFLVESHEGHVDLPRAQRGRLGAMLSAVFVRNEYLPAQALARTMRGVDRLRATVARSRGAMEIVTDVDQLERCLDRGVFGAILHFEGAEAIDAEFAVLRLSYDLGLRSLGLTWSRPNIFAEGVGPENRGGGLTKLGRELVCACNEMGILIDVSHLNDAGFWDVLEESTRPVVASHSNCRALCAVERNLTDDQIRALAEKDGLVGINFHVGFIREGAERPSDVTLDDVIAHIDHIVQLVGVDHVGFGSDFDGATMPAELADAAQLPRLVEALARHGYDEQALRKISRDNWLRVFRAVWRS, encoded by the coding sequence GTGGACTGGGGTCCAATCATCGATGGGCACAGCGATTTTGTCCTCTCTCTCCTCGAGACCGGTCGAGACTTTCTCGTCGAAAGTCACGAAGGGCACGTCGATCTGCCGCGTGCCCAACGCGGGCGCCTGGGTGCGATGCTGAGCGCTGTCTTCGTTCGCAACGAGTATCTACCGGCGCAAGCGCTGGCCAGAACGATGCGCGGCGTGGATCGCCTACGGGCGACCGTCGCTCGCTCTCGCGGTGCGATGGAAATCGTGACCGACGTCGACCAACTCGAGCGGTGCTTGGATCGGGGCGTTTTCGGCGCGATTCTGCACTTCGAGGGTGCAGAGGCGATCGATGCCGAGTTCGCGGTTCTCCGACTGAGCTACGACCTTGGCTTGCGTTCGCTCGGGCTCACCTGGAGTCGTCCGAACATATTCGCCGAGGGTGTCGGTCCGGAGAATCGCGGAGGTGGGCTCACCAAGCTGGGGCGCGAGTTGGTCTGTGCGTGTAACGAGATGGGGATCCTGATCGATGTCTCGCATCTCAACGATGCTGGCTTCTGGGACGTGCTGGAAGAATCGACGCGACCGGTGGTCGCAAGTCACAGCAATTGTCGCGCGCTTTGTGCTGTGGAACGCAATCTGACCGATGACCAAATCCGAGCCCTCGCTGAGAAAGACGGCCTCGTGGGGATCAACTTCCACGTGGGCTTCATCCGCGAAGGAGCCGAGCGACCCAGCGATGTGACGCTGGACGATGTGATCGCGCATATCGACCACATCGTTCAGCTCGTCGGGGTCGATCACGTCGGGTTCGGCTCGGATTTCGATGGTGCCACGATGCCCGCTGAACTCGCGGATGCCGCCCAGCTGCCTCGACTGGTCGAGGCGCTGGCACGACACGGCTACGACGAGCAGGCGCTCCGCAAAATCTCTCGCGACAACTGGCTGCGCGTGTTCCGCGCCGTGTGGCGATCGTAG
- a CDS encoding class I SAM-dependent methyltransferase yields MVKEVGRYRVDDPRTIQGRDDVSPCGWHLGALRLRFALEALASVNGRVLVPGCGAGRYVRALHRERPDLWVVGGDLSRRAIREARERDPNGPYVVLDACRLPFRSGSFDAVVFLDVLEHVPDPARMIAECARVLRPGGVLHAFVPLEAQPATIYWWLRASQRWPILRWKRDHVGHIQRFSDLDIIRLLARIGFEIQFLRYSFHLVGQLHDLIDYWQRERVAGAPGWLPVPVVRLLTRLVFLVTWRLAAVEDLLCRRRTLAAGLHVTASKPKMLEGARAGEAQVVGRAMP; encoded by the coding sequence ATGGTGAAAGAGGTCGGCCGGTACCGGGTCGATGATCCCCGGACGATTCAAGGCCGGGACGACGTTTCGCCGTGCGGGTGGCATCTCGGCGCCCTGCGGTTGCGGTTCGCATTGGAAGCCCTCGCGAGCGTAAACGGTCGGGTACTGGTTCCTGGATGTGGAGCGGGACGCTACGTGCGGGCGCTTCACCGGGAGCGGCCGGATCTCTGGGTCGTCGGTGGTGATCTCAGTCGCCGGGCGATCCGCGAGGCGCGCGAGCGTGATCCGAACGGGCCGTACGTCGTCCTCGATGCCTGTCGTCTTCCGTTCCGTTCCGGAAGCTTCGATGCTGTCGTGTTTCTGGACGTGTTGGAGCATGTACCGGATCCAGCGAGGATGATCGCCGAGTGTGCGCGTGTTTTGCGCCCAGGCGGTGTACTGCATGCGTTCGTCCCTTTGGAAGCACAGCCAGCGACGATCTACTGGTGGCTGCGAGCCAGCCAGCGTTGGCCTATCCTTCGCTGGAAACGCGATCACGTCGGGCATATCCAGCGCTTTTCCGATCTGGACATCATACGCCTGTTGGCTCGTATCGGTTTCGAAATCCAATTCCTGCGCTACAGTTTTCATCTCGTCGGTCAGCTGCACGATCTGATCGACTACTGGCAGCGGGAGCGCGTGGCCGGTGCGCCTGGCTGGCTCCCGGTTCCGGTGGTGCGACTGCTGACTCGTCTCGTCTTTCTGGTGACGTGGCGGCTCGCTGCGGTGGAAGATCTCCTTTGCCGGAGGCGTACTCTGGCTGCTGGGCTGCATGTCACAGCGTCCAAGCCGAAGATGCTGGAGGGTGCTCGGGCTGGTGAAGCACAGGTGGTCGGCCGAGCGATGCCGTGA
- a CDS encoding HAD-IIA family hydrolase, whose product MESGTAVVEAVLAEVCGIAFDMDGVLYRGEHVLPGAVELVTELQRRGIPFAMVTNNSTRTPEEYAAKLARLGMTVAAEQIVTSGIATRDWMRLHYRPGTRVYVLGMPALVEAILGDGRFVSAGRDAEVVVSGADFTLTYEKLKIATLAIRDGADWIATNADRTFPSEDGLIPGSGAIVAALQAATDRTPLVIGKPEPAMLLRAADVMGLSPHELLVIGDRLDTDVLAGKRAGARTALVLTGVSTREDLTMTEWLPDLVLSDLRELLAAVRSLRW is encoded by the coding sequence ATGGAGAGCGGAACAGCTGTGGTCGAAGCGGTACTCGCCGAGGTCTGCGGTATCGCCTTCGATATGGACGGCGTGTTGTACCGTGGCGAGCATGTCTTGCCGGGAGCAGTGGAGCTCGTCACTGAGCTCCAGCGTCGTGGAATCCCTTTTGCCATGGTGACGAATAACTCGACGCGGACGCCCGAGGAGTACGCGGCGAAGCTCGCTCGTCTCGGCATGACAGTTGCCGCTGAGCAGATCGTGACATCGGGAATCGCGACGCGCGACTGGATGCGTCTGCACTACCGACCTGGCACGCGCGTCTATGTCTTGGGTATGCCGGCATTGGTAGAAGCGATCCTCGGCGACGGGCGCTTCGTCTCGGCTGGGCGTGATGCCGAAGTCGTGGTGAGCGGAGCAGATTTCACCCTGACCTACGAGAAACTCAAGATCGCCACGTTGGCGATCCGCGATGGTGCTGACTGGATCGCGACGAACGCGGATCGCACTTTTCCTTCAGAGGACGGACTGATTCCTGGCTCTGGTGCTATCGTTGCGGCGCTGCAGGCAGCGACGGATCGGACACCGCTCGTGATCGGTAAGCCCGAGCCGGCCATGCTGTTGCGTGCTGCCGACGTGATGGGTCTGTCACCGCACGAACTCCTCGTCATCGGTGACCGATTGGATACCGATGTCCTGGCAGGCAAGCGAGCCGGTGCGCGAACCGCTCTCGTCCTCACGGGAGTGAGTACGCGGGAAGATCTCACCATGACCGAATGGCTTCCCGATCTGGTTTTGAGCGATTTGCGTGAGCTGCTCGCGGCGGTACGGAGCCTTCGATGGTGA
- a CDS encoding M20 family metallopeptidase produces the protein MNEAPFDPKVAEIVLRSIDQDELTDLASRLVRIPTVNPPGDVREAAELCARFLDRAGFAIEFDAAEPMKPNLIARYGSGAPPVLLWNSHLDVVPVGEETAWTVPPFAGLVRDGKLYGRGSCDIKGGVAAQLAAATAIARSGIDLRGTLIVTEVADEEVGGQLGAKRIAERDDLRPDYVLVAEPTANRICIGERGGVGIRVTVFGRTAHGALPWEGANAIEGMARVITAFQHELWPRLAARRHPYFAPASATISLIQGGVKTNVVPDRCSIYIDRRLIPGEQPEEAVAEVREVAQRALEEVPGLRVVVEAAPEWPGRPAILQPEDSPLVRTMTAVNAYLGLDTTLTGFSMGTDGRFFAARGCPTLIYGPGDPRLAHQPDEWVSLDELVDCARAYALAAVALLTKP, from the coding sequence ATGAACGAAGCGCCTTTCGACCCAAAGGTCGCCGAGATCGTATTGAGGAGTATCGACCAGGACGAGCTCACCGATCTGGCCAGCCGACTCGTGCGTATTCCCACCGTGAACCCGCCTGGCGACGTGCGGGAAGCAGCCGAACTGTGCGCTCGCTTCCTCGATCGAGCCGGCTTCGCGATCGAGTTCGACGCAGCCGAGCCCATGAAGCCGAACCTGATCGCCCGCTACGGGTCCGGAGCCCCGCCGGTCCTGTTGTGGAATTCTCACCTCGACGTTGTTCCGGTCGGCGAGGAGACCGCGTGGACCGTACCGCCGTTTGCCGGACTGGTCCGGGATGGCAAGTTGTATGGGCGGGGAAGCTGTGATATCAAGGGCGGTGTCGCTGCTCAACTCGCCGCGGCGACTGCCATCGCCCGCTCGGGAATCGATCTCCGCGGCACACTCATCGTCACCGAGGTCGCCGACGAGGAAGTCGGCGGCCAGCTCGGCGCCAAACGCATCGCCGAGCGCGATGATCTCCGACCTGATTACGTGCTCGTCGCCGAACCGACAGCCAATCGTATTTGCATCGGTGAGCGCGGGGGCGTTGGTATCCGCGTGACGGTATTCGGTCGCACGGCGCATGGCGCGCTGCCTTGGGAGGGAGCCAATGCCATCGAAGGCATGGCGCGTGTTATCACAGCCTTCCAGCACGAATTGTGGCCACGCCTGGCTGCACGCAGACACCCATACTTCGCCCCCGCATCGGCCACGATCAGCTTGATCCAAGGTGGAGTGAAGACGAACGTGGTGCCGGATCGCTGCTCGATCTACATCGATCGCCGCTTGATTCCCGGAGAGCAGCCTGAGGAAGCGGTCGCTGAGGTGCGCGAGGTCGCCCAGCGCGCACTCGAGGAAGTTCCCGGACTGCGTGTCGTCGTCGAAGCAGCCCCCGAGTGGCCTGGCCGCCCAGCGATCCTCCAGCCAGAAGACTCGCCCCTCGTCCGCACGATGACCGCGGTCAATGCCTATCTCGGGCTCGATACGACCCTGACCGGTTTCAGCATGGGGACAGATGGCCGCTTCTTCGCTGCCCGAGGCTGCCCCACGCTCATCTACGGGCCAGGCGATCCGCGTCTCGCGCACCAGCCAGACGAGTGGGTCAGTCTGGACGAACTCGTCGATTGCGCACGCGCCTACGCACTCGCTGCAGTGGCTCTTCTGACCAAGCCGTGA